One Littorina saxatilis isolate snail1 linkage group LG12, US_GU_Lsax_2.0, whole genome shotgun sequence genomic region harbors:
- the LOC138981375 gene encoding uncharacterized protein, with protein sequence MAASTKESQPVWSVGRRSMTVAERRVDNVVPLPTILGQGLVVHIHDDKMAESPTWDSEKGWRHTGYHVVSSARVSNPAKGADNRRMERSPERPAAQSLPAARHNGYLVTSDPVTQERLTYYHSDAHGVRAEHVTGRRQQSLPSSRPRGEARHRHALSAPSRKHRTHSQPPGGPLPQINNLMARSRGQTGDTTHVVTTNFAGISTRDQEANQQKSNKFASNWAQVRAENHLDVNTSPKTSPRHGVPEDKSRDKSPDVTSDHKKQGTSPDRTRAKGGHQQNKQEFAFHAKLRDKENIRPENSTQKKETSSNSVLKTQQKDKERRREDKEKLTIRFVTPEDGREQNRPDTDVTDHTDVTEDSGHSSPHTKRRKPAWNNRFVKAQPHHRQPTVTSWKRYEAELTHVPELTSTDQVYKTYTGRSKRELRDEDLGEWGDPSRRDPSSGDPGRPTTKGSSKGDRREGEERKEKEEYVLTRNEAKTYLHLQNVYGCDAYRRQRKECFFKRLTDAQLQELKLQAEDKRRNQRKREESKRMQKRQLSYVRRKFRREQLHRFRTQYVTSRVLEYERGDRDQYGLPAEWDDEEEGEGEGGESGGYGDESSRETTTDDPESQTRSPHTPGHTGKETKLDVNDATESGTQDIMQDTSTQRESTNQKNRADEKKSGGLQSDKQTTETTAQDPKAKTKVATQKASSKATDSSRKGADKKGVSDGASAKLTDTRGEIAKPGAKGDSIAADTKSVPTQDTIKSSPTERHTSVGHKTTVQRSRGGEDGPVQTSLNSRAADEKTTRDDVGAKHTQLSNTGDSATKNNVVNAQAAGLPHTKTQTVKEEPSSQQTKGDTEKGTRTSTKNKTKTNGNTQNRQNKPATTANKSDTKAVTQMTNKQISGKTGNNPPLPSVNDPQTATNKANGKSGSNSNTVNPKLDETVAKKETAHEVESTKREVNTTPSEINTKSEQTRGADSDSPRKATTMTKDSRGRYITTTRNFGPRDPSPPIKQHTEAGQSAHSPQDSNNQTSRSNKPAQHTAHTTTQSKHTHDKTQANRQSDSRGRKQKVAHAQSKTEAEQKKQLERKFGKMFEVSTGPSWTRSSKQPKMEGIDTVMVKVTDSKGEPVTKHDGRTKMKKREVKDVVKEAQRLTVPEPDSPRRENAKGGKQAESSRMIRTASVDTLDFDDDDDEEQEDVFERVRRKYNLQIDSDDDDISRT encoded by the exons GGTGAGCAACCCAGCGAAAGGGGCAGACAACCGCCGAATGGAGAGGTCCCCCGAACGTCCCGCAGCGCAGTCGCTTCCCGCGGCCAGACACAACGGGTACCTCGTGACATCAGACCCAGTGACGCAAGAGCGGCTGACGTACTACCACAGTGACGCGCATGGCGTGAGAGCAGAACACGTCACAGGCCGACGTCAGCAGTCTCTGCCCAGCAGCAGACCGAGAG GCGAGGCCAGGCACCGCCACGCTCTGTCCGCCCCGTCACGCAAACACCGCACACACAGCCAGCCCCCCGGGGGGCCCCTCCCCCAGATAAACAACTTGATGGCCAGGTCACGGGGTCAGACAGGGGACACAACTCATGTTGTTACTACca ATTTTGCTGGAATCAGCACAAGGGACCAAGAGGCCAATCAACAGAA ATCCAACAAGTTCGCTTCCAACTGGGCGCAGGTCCGTGCGGAGAACCATTTGGACGTCAACACAAG CCCCAAAACTTCTCCAAGACATGGCGTCCCGGAGGATAAGTCACGTGACAAGTCCCCGGATGTCACATCTGACCACAAAAAGCAAGGGACATCACCCGACCGGACTCGCGCAAAGGGAGGGCACCAGCAGAACAAACAAGAGTTCGCTTTTCACGCAAAACTGCGCGACAAGGAGAATATTCGACCAGAAAACAGCACGCAGAAAAAAGAAACGTCATCAAATTCAGTGTTGAAAACTCAGCAAAAAGACAaggagaggaggagagaagaTAAGGAGAAACTAACCATacg CTTCGTCACACCAGAAGACGGACGCGAGCAAAACCGTCCAGACACTGACGTCACCGACCACACTGACGTCACAGAGGACAGCGGTCACAGCTCACCGCACACCAAGCGACGCAAGCCTGCCTGGAACAACCGCTTCGTCAAGGCGCAGCCACACCACCGTCAGCCGACCGTGACGTCATGGAAACGCTACGAAGCGGAACTGACGCACGTGCCGGAACTGACGTCAACAGACCAGGTGTACAAGACCTACACGGGCCGCTCCAAGAGAGAACTGCGCGACGAAGATCTCGGAGAATGGGGAGACCCCAGCAGGAGAGACCCCAGCAGTGGAGACCCCGGCAGACCCACAACCAAGGGGTCCTCCAAGGGCGacaggagggagggggaggagcgCAAAGAGAAGGAG GAGTACGTGCTGACCCGGAACGAGGCCAAGACGTACCTACACCTGCAGAACGTGTACGGCTGTGACGCGTACCGCCGACAGCGCAAAGAGTGCTTCTTCAAACGCCTCACTGACGCGCAGCTGCAG GAGCTGAAGCTACAAGCAGAAGACAAGCGCCGCAatcagagaaagagggaggagaGCAAGAGGATGCAAAAACGACAACTCAGCTATGTGCGCCGGAAGTTCAGACGCGAGCAGCTGCACCGCTTCCGGACGCAGTACGTGACGTCACGAGTCTTGGAGTACGAGCGAGGTGACCGAGACCAATATGGTCTGCCGGCCGAGTGGGACgatgaggaggagggggagggggaggggggagagagcggGGGGTATGGGGACGAATCTAGTAGAGAGACGACGACCGACGACCCCGAAAGCCAGACTAGGTCTCCTCACACTCCCGGACACACGGGGAAAGAAACCAAGCTAGACGTGAACGACGCCACAGAGAGCGGAACTCAAGACATCATGCAAGACACTTCAACTCAAAGGGAATCAACAAATCAGAAAAACAGAGCTGACGAGAAAAAGAGTGGAGGACTTCAAAGCGACAAACAAACGACTGAAACCACCGCCCAAGACCCCAAAGCAAAGACAAAAGTCGCCACACAAAAGGCGAGCAGCAAGGCGACAGACTCCAGCAGAAAGGGAGCAGACAAGAAGGGTGTGAGTGACGGTGCTTCTGCTAAACTCACAGACACACGAGGTGAGATAGCCAAGCCAGGAGCGAAGGGCGACAGCATTGCAGCAGACACCAAGTCCGTTCCCACACAGGACACCATCAAGTCCTCGCCCACCGAGCGGCACACGAGTGTTGGCCACAAGACGACGGTGCAACGTTCACGGGGCGGCGAGGACGGTCCTGTTCAAACATCGCTCAACTCTCGTGCAGCTGACGAGAAGACGACAAGAGACGATGTGGGTGCCAAGCACACACAACTCAGTAACACAGGAGACAGCGCGACCAAAAACAACGTTGTCAACGCACAAGCTGCGGGGCTTCCACACACAAAGACCCAGACTGTGAAAGAGGAGCCAAGTTCCCAACAAACCAagggagatacagagaaagGCACGCGCACGTCTACAAAGAACAAAACCAAAACGAAcggaaacacacaaaacaggcAGAACAAACCGGCCACCACAGCAAATAAATCAGATACGAAAGCCGTAACAcaaatgacaaacaaacaaatatccgGCAAAACTGGCAACAACCCGCCATTACCATCTGTAAATGATCCTCAAACTGCAACAAATAAAGCCAATGGTAAATCGGGAAGTAACTCTAACACAGTCAACCCGAAGCTAGACGAGACTGTGGCGAAAAAAGAGACTGCACATGAAGTAGAGTCGACGAAGCGTGAAGTGAACACAACACCCTCTGAGATAAACACCAAGTCGGAACAGACTCGGGGTGCAGACAGCGACAGCCCCAGGAAGGCAACGACCATGACGAAAGACTCGAGAGGCAGATATATCACCACCACAAGGAACTTCGGACCACGTGACCCCAGTCCTCCAATCAAGCAGCACACAGAGGCCGGACAGTCTGCACACAGCCCACAAGACTCAAACAACCAGACCAGTCGTAGCAACAAACCAGCAcaacacacggcacacacaaccacacaaagCAAACACACTCACGACAAAACGCAAGCCAATCGACAATCCGATTCGCGCGGAAGGAAGCAGAAAGTGGCGCATGCGCAGTCGAAGACGGAAGCGGAACAGAAGAAGCAGCTGGAGAGAAAGTTCGGGAAGATGTTCGAGGTATCCACTGGGCCATCGTGGACCCGGTCCTCCAAGCAACCCAAGATGGAGGGTATCGACACCGTCATGGTCAAGGTCACGGACTCTAAAG GAGAACCAGTCACAAAACACGATG GACGAACAAAGATGAAGAAACGCGAGGTTAAAGACGTTGTGAAGGAGGCACAAAGACTGACTGTCCCTGAACCAG ACTCCCCCCGAAGAGAGAACGCCAAGGGAGGTAAGCAGGCTGAGAGTTCCAGAATGATCAGGACCGCGTCGGTGGACACTCTGGATtttgacgacgatgacgacgaggAACAAGAAGATGTTTTTGAGCGCGTTCGAAGAAAGTACAACCTCCAGATTGACAGTGACGATGATGACATCAGCAGAACGTGA